The genome window TCCGGGAGTTCGCCGAGCGCGAGATCCTGCCGTTCGTCGAGGAGCACGAGCGGGCGGAGCGGTACCCGGCGGAGTCGATCCGCAAGCTGGTGCCGCTCGGCTACCTGACGCCGCTGCTGCCGGCGGAGTACGGGGGAGGCGGCTGCGACGTCGTCACCTACGGGGTGATCTGCGAGGAGCTGGCGCGCATCGACTGGGTCGTGGCGTCGGTGGTCTCGGTGACCAACTCGTTGGTGGCCGGGTCCATCGTCCGCTTCGGGACGGACGCGCAACGGGACCGCTGGCTGCCGGGCGTCTGCGACGGGTCGGTGCTGACCGCGGCCGCGCTGACCGAGCCGGGGGGCGGCAGCGATCTGGCGGCGGTGCAGACGCGCGCCGAACGGACCGCCGCCGGCTGGTCGCTCAGCGGCTCGAAGGTGTTCATCTCGCACGCCGCGCACGCCGGCCTGCTGCTGGTCGCGGCGACGGTCGATCCCGCCGCGCGCCACCGGGGCGTCACCGTCTTCCTCGTGGACCCCCGCGCCGCGGGGGTCGAGATCGGCGACCTGCCGATGCGCACCCTGAAGCGCGACAACCTGGCCACGATCCATTTCGACCGGGTCGCCCTGGGCGACGACGCCGTGCTCGGAGAGGTGGGGCGCGGGTTCCCGATCCTCGGGGCGGCGCTCGACATGGGGCGCTTCTCGGTGGCCGCGCGCTGCGTGGGGCAGGCGCAGCGGGCCATCGACCTGAGCGTGCCCTACGCCAGGGAGCGGGAGGCGTTCGGCCGGTCGATCGGCGGGTTCCAGATGATCCAGCAGAAGATCGCGGACATGATCTGCCGGACCGAGTCGGCGCGCGCGCTGGTCTACCGCCTCGGCCGCATGAAGGACGCCGGCGTCGAGCGTTGCTCCGTGGAGGCGTCGATGGCGAAGCTGACGGCGAGCGAGGCGGCCACCGCCAACGCCCTCGACGCCATCCAGATCCACGGCGGCTACGGCTTCTCGGCGGAATACGAGGTGGGCCGACTGCTGCTCGAGGCGAAGACGCTGGAGGTGGGCGAAGGCACGAGCGAGCTGCACCGCAGGGTGATCGCCGAGCACGCCCTCGGCCTCCGGGGCCGTTAGCGCCCCGAAACGCCTCGCGGGCTCGGCGTTCGGCCCATCCCCCCCGCTTCACGACTCTGCGCCCCAGCACTCCGCTTCGCTGCGTTCTGCGGCGCAGACTCCTGGCCGGTCGCCGGGCCGCGCGGTGAAACCGGCGGCTCCCCGCCTGCGTAGTCACTTGATGAGGGTCGGAGCAGGGGAGGGACCAGTGGTCAGTGCCAACCGCCGCCGCATCGGAGCCGCCGTCGCCGCTTTCTGGATCGGGTTGCTTGCGTTCTCCGCGGCGCCGGCCGTCGCCGGCCAGACGGCGCCGACCGCCGAGGAGGAGGCGCTGGCCGACGCCGTCCGCGCGCGATTCGAGGTCGACCTGCGGCTCGACGGCCTGTCGTTGACGTCCACCGCGGCCGACGGTGCGGCGCGCGTGATCACGCTCGGCGACGGTGTCGTCGCCGTGGACGGCGTGCCGGTGTCCGGGCTCGAGCTGCGGCGCGCGTTCGGGGACGACGCCGACCTGGTGCTGCGGGTCACGTATCTGGCGGACGCGGCTCGCGAGGCGCTGTTCGGCGGCGAGGCAGACGGCGCAGCGGACCCGGCCGGGCCCGAGCAAGCCGAGGCGGTTTCGGCCGGCGAGCAGGCCGCCGCAGCGGAGCGAGAGGCCGATCTCGAGGCGTCGGCCGACGCCGAGACGGCCGGCGCCGTGGAGCAACCCGCCGCCGCCGCGCCGCAGGGCGCTGTTTCTGCCGCCGCCGGGCGGCCGGCAGCGGACCCCGTCGTCGAGTCCGCCCCCGAAGCCGACGACGCGCCCGTGCGCCGGACGATCACCCGCCGCGACGTGTTCCGCCTTGGCGGGCCGGTCACCATCGGGCGGGACGAGCGGGTCCGGGGCGACGCGACGGTGATTCTGGGGCCGCTCACGGTCGACGGTGAAGTGACGGGCGACATCGTGGTGATTGCCGGGCCGCTTCGCATCGGTCCGCAGGCGAACGTGCGCGGTGACGTCACCGTCGTCGGCGGCACGTTGCGGAAGGCCCCGACGGCGGCGCTGCGGGGATCGGTGACGCACATCGGCTTCGCCGACCTCAATCCGTTTCGCGCCTTCGGTCCTGTCGGCGGATTCCGCGGTTGGGGGTTCGGTCCCTGGCCGTTCGGCTGGCGGGGGGGCGGACACGACCTGTTCGGGACGGCGATGCGGCTGCTCATCCTGGCCCTGCTGGCGTCCGGCATCGTGCTCGTGGCCCGGGGTCCGGTCGAGGGGATCGCCCGACGCGCGAGCGCCGAGCCGCTCAAGGCCGGTGTGGTCGGCGTCCTGGCCCAGATGGTGGCGGTCCCCTTGCTCGTGTCCGGGATACTGGTCGCGGTGATCTCCATCGTGGGGATACCGCTGCTCCTGCTGCTGCCGTTCGTCGTCATGGCCGCCGGACTGATCATGCTGGTCGGCTTCAGCGGCGCCGTGCTCGGCGCCGGCGACGTGGTCCGGAGCCGGATGGGCGTGTCGAGCTCGGCCGCCTACGCAAGCGTCTGGGCCGGCGTTGCGCTGATCCTCCTGCCGACTCTGGCGGGAGAAGCGCTGGGGATTGCCGGCGGGTTCTTCCGGGGGCTGGGCGTGCTGCTGGCGCTGCTCGGCCTGCTGCTGGAGTACGCGGCGTGGACGGCGGGGCTCGGCGCCTTCATTCTGAACCGGGTGTCTCCATCGCCGTTGCCGGGTGCGAGTCTTCCGGTGCCGCCGGCCCCCGCGCCGCCCGTAGCGCCTCCGGCTTCCGCGCCCCCGCCGGCTTCGGAAGGCGCGCCACCGGCGAATAGGGACGAGAGTTGAGGGTCGCTATTCGAAGCGGACGGACTCCAGCAGGGACACCCAGCGCGCGTCCCACGCCTCGACGGTTCCCGCCGGGCCGGTGATCCGGAAGAAGTACGGACCGGCGGGCGTCTCGACCACTGCCGCCTTGAGCCGGAACTCCGGCTTGTGGTAGCGCATCCCCGAGCCGGGGCGCACCTCGGCCGCGTAGGTGCCGGGCACGTCGAGCGTGGTCACCGCCAGGTCGCCGACCGCGAAGGTGGTGGTGGTGGCGACGTCGGCCGAACGGCGTCCGTCCGGCTGCAGCATCTGGCCGGTCCACCGCTCCAGGTTCGCCTCGACGGACCCGCCGGCGCCGCCGAAGTAGAAGACCACGAGCTCGGCGTCCTCGGCGTCGCCCGCGGACTTCGGCAGGACGAACTGGGCCACGCGCATCGGCGACGAGACCTGCACGGTGATCCACTCCACCGGGGGATCGAAGGTCAACGCCGGCTCCTGCGCCCGCCCGGTCGGCATCAGCAGAACCGCCAGGCAGAAGGCCGTCGCAATGGGGAGCGCCTCGGATTTTCTTGGCAGGACAGTCATCATGGAACCCCGTTCGCTTCCGGATTCTATCCCGCCGGCGCCGGCGTTGTCGCGTGGGGCGACGCATTCCGGTCTATGATTGAAGGTTCCGAACGAAGGCATGGTGCACACCGTCGCCCACGAGGCGAGGACGTCGGGGCAGGGCGACATGCACGATATCACCGGGGTGGTGGCCGCGGCGGTGGCCGATTCCGGGTTGTCGGCCGGCGTCGTGACCGTCGCCGTCGTCGGGTCGACCGCCGGCATCACGACCATCGAGTTCGAGCCGGGCGCGGTGTCCGATTTCGACGCGATGTTCGAGCGCCTGGCCCCGCGCCGGGGCGCGTACCGGCACCACGAGCGCTGGGGCGACGACAACGGTTCGAGCCACGCGCGCGCCGCGCTGCTCGGACCGTCGCTGACCCTGCCGTTCACCGACGGACGCGTGTGCCTCGGCACGTGGCAGCAGATCGTGCTGGCGGAGCTCGATACGCGACCGCGGAACCGCCGGGTGGTCGTGCAGATCCTCGGAGAATAGCGAGACCGGCATGCCCGCCGACATCCCGCACGTCAAGGTGACGCTCGACAACGGGCTCGACGTGATCGTGCACGAGGATCGCCATTGCCCGATAGTCGCGGTCAACGTCTGGTACCACGTCGGCTCCAAGAACGAGCGGCCGGGCCGGACCGGCTTCGCGCACCTCTTCGAGCACCTGATGTTCGAGGGCTCCGAGCACCATGACAGCGGCTACTTCCGGCCGCTGCAGGAGGCGGGCGGGGCGCTGAACGGATCGACCAGCGCGGATCGCACGAACTACTGGGAGGTGGTGCCGCGCGGCGCCTTCGAGCGGGCGCTGTGGATGGAGTCGGACCGGATGGGGTATCTGCTGCCGGCCCTGACCCGAGAGAAGCTGGAGACGCAGCGCGAGGTCGTCCTGAACGAGCGGCGGCAGAGCTACGAGAACCGGCCCTACGGGCTCGCGTCGATGACCCTGGCGGCGGCCCACCATCCGCCGGACCATCCGTACCACTGGCCCGTCATCGGTTGGCCCGACGACGTGCGCGCCGCGACCCTCGACGACGTGCGGGACTTCTTCGCGACGTACTACCATCCGGCCAACGCGTCGCTGGCGATTGCCGGCGACGTGCGCGCCGACGACGCCATCGGGGCCGCCCGCGCGTACTTCGAGGAGATCCCCGCGGGACCGGCGCCGCCGCCGGTGACCCCGCCTGCGCCGGCGGCCGGCGACCGGCACCAGGCGCTGCTGCTGGAGGATCGCGTGGGGTCGCCCCGGCTGTACCTCGGATGGGTCACGCCGCGGCTCTTCGGGCCGCGCGACGCCGAGCTGGATCTGGCTGCGACGGTGCTCGCCGGCGGCAAGTCCTCCCGGTTGTACCGGGCTCTGCTCCAGGATCGGCGGCTCGTCACGGATGTCGTGGCGCACCAGTACTCGCTCGAGATCGCCGGCCACTTCAGCGTGGTCGCGACCGCGGCCCCGGACTGCGGGCTGGACGCGATCGAGGCCGCCATCCGGGCCGAGATCGACCGGCTCGCGGCGGACGGCCCGACCTTGGCGGAGCTCGAGCGCGCCCGCAACCTGGCGGAGGCGGACCACGCGTGGCAGCGGCAGTCCGTCGGGGGCTTCGGCGGCCGGTCCGACCTGCTGAACACGTACAACGTCTATACCGGCACGCCCGACTACGCCTCGGCGGACTTCGACCGCTACGTGGAGGCGACGCCCGAGAGCGTGGCCGCCGCCGTCTCCGCCGAGCTCGGGGCGGACTCGCGGGTCGCGCTCAGCGTCGTCCCGGCCGGCCGCGCCGACGCCGCGCTGCCCGGCTCGACACCGGTGGAGACCCGGTAGTGGCGGTCGACAGAAGCGCGTTGCCGCCCGTGGGCGCGCCGGCGCCGTTGCGGTTTCCCGCCATCGAGCGCGAAACCCTGCCGAACGGCGTCCGGCTGTGGAGCGTCGATCACCACGAGACGGACCTGATCGGCTTCGTGCTGCTGGTTCCGTCCGGCTCGGCGGCGGATCCGCCGGGCCGCGAGGGACTCGCCGCCTTCACGGCGGATCTGCTGGACGACGGCACGCGGCGGCGCTCGGGAATCGAGCTGTACGACGAGCTCGGCCGGATCGGGGGGCGGCTCGGAACCGACGTCACGAGCGACGCCACCGTGCTGTCCATCACCGCGCTCGCGCGCCACGCCCGGGACGCCCTGGCGCTGCTGATCGAGCTGGCCACCGAGCCGCGCTTCGACCCGGAGGAGGTCGAACGGATCCGGACGCTGCGGATCAGCCGCATAGCGCAGAGGCGCCACGTGGCCGCCGCGGCCGCCGAGCGCGCATTCCTGCGGTCGGTCTATGGACGGCATCCCTACGGGCATACGCCGGCCGGTACCGAGACGTCGCTCGCGCGAACGACCCTCGACGACGTGCGGGCGTTCCATGCCGTCCACTACGCGCCGGCGAGATGGACCCTCATCAGGGCGGGCGGTCGGGGGCGCGCGCCGGAGGCGGAGCTGGCGTCGCTCGCGTCCGGCGTTCCGCACGACGCGCTCGCCGCGGGCCGGGACGCCGCGCCCGCCGAGACGGGTGCGGCGCCGGCCGAGCCAGCGAACGGCCGCCTCACGTTCGTGCCGCGCGACGGCGCGGTCCAGTCCGAGCTGCGGATCGGGCATGTCGGCGTCGTGCGGCGCGCCGCGGACTACCCGGCCGTCATGGTCATGAACATGGTGCTCGGCGGCCAGTTCGTCAGCCGGCTCAATCTCAATCTCCGCGAGGCCAGGGGCTATACCTACGGGGTCCGGACGGGCTTCGACGGCCGCCGGCGACCCGGGCCATTCGTGCTGCAGACGGCGGTCGATGCCGCGGTGACCGGGGACGCGATCCGCGAGGCGGTGCGCGAGATCAGGGACATCCGCGCCGCCCGGCCGGTGACCGGGGACGAGCTCGCGGCGGCCCGACCGGGGCTGACCAGCGGCTTCGCGCGCAACTTCGAGACGGCCGGGCAGGTCGCGCACGCGGCGATGCGGCTCGCGCTGTTCGAGCTGCCCGACGACGAGTACACGACCTTCGTCTCACGCGTGGCCGCGGTCGACACCGCCGCCGCGGCGGACGCGGCGAGACGCCGCCTCGATCCCGACGCCCTCCGCGTGGTGGTGGTCGGACCGCCGGACGTCGGGCCGTCGCTGGCGTCGCTCGGCCTCGGGGAGCCGGTGCAGGCGACGGTGGACGAGTTTTTTCGATGACCGTTGAAACCGGAACGGGTCTTCGTTCGTTATATTCCTGAAGGCCCCCGAGCATGTCACTGGCCCGCTGGAGCATGAGCCTGGTCGGCATCGCCGGGCTGCT of Acidobacteriota bacterium contains these proteins:
- a CDS encoding acyl-CoA dehydrogenase — its product is MPSRPPRRAFPGAGRCNSGPLRQRRCNSGPLQQRAIATAGHCDSGPLRQGRPMSVTTTAAPTAPSRTADFDLTPEQRQVRAAVREFAEREILPFVEEHERAERYPAESIRKLVPLGYLTPLLPAEYGGGGCDVVTYGVICEELARIDWVVASVVSVTNSLVAGSIVRFGTDAQRDRWLPGVCDGSVLTAAALTEPGGGSDLAAVQTRAERTAAGWSLSGSKVFISHAAHAGLLLVAATVDPAARHRGVTVFLVDPRAAGVEIGDLPMRTLKRDNLATIHFDRVALGDDAVLGEVGRGFPILGAALDMGRFSVAARCVGQAQRAIDLSVPYAREREAFGRSIGGFQMIQQKIADMICRTESARALVYRLGRMKDAGVERCSVEASMAKLTASEAATANALDAIQIHGGYGFSAEYEVGRLLLEAKTLEVGEGTSELHRRVIAEHALGLRGR
- a CDS encoding polymer-forming cytoskeletal protein, giving the protein MVSANRRRIGAAVAAFWIGLLAFSAAPAVAGQTAPTAEEEALADAVRARFEVDLRLDGLSLTSTAADGAARVITLGDGVVAVDGVPVSGLELRRAFGDDADLVLRVTYLADAAREALFGGEADGAADPAGPEQAEAVSAGEQAAAAEREADLEASADAETAGAVEQPAAAAPQGAVSAAAGRPAADPVVESAPEADDAPVRRTITRRDVFRLGGPVTIGRDERVRGDATVILGPLTVDGEVTGDIVVIAGPLRIGPQANVRGDVTVVGGTLRKAPTAALRGSVTHIGFADLNPFRAFGPVGGFRGWGFGPWPFGWRGGGHDLFGTAMRLLILALLASGIVLVARGPVEGIARRASAEPLKAGVVGVLAQMVAVPLLVSGILVAVISIVGIPLLLLLPFVVMAAGLIMLVGFSGAVLGAGDVVRSRMGVSSSAAYASVWAGVALILLPTLAGEALGIAGGFFRGLGVLLALLGLLLEYAAWTAGLGAFILNRVSPSPLPGASLPVPPAPAPPVAPPASAPPPASEGAPPANRDES
- a CDS encoding YjbQ family protein, whose protein sequence is MVHTVAHEARTSGQGDMHDITGVVAAAVADSGLSAGVVTVAVVGSTAGITTIEFEPGAVSDFDAMFERLAPRRGAYRHHERWGDDNGSSHARAALLGPSLTLPFTDGRVCLGTWQQIVLAELDTRPRNRRVVVQILGE
- a CDS encoding insulinase family protein, which translates into the protein MPADIPHVKVTLDNGLDVIVHEDRHCPIVAVNVWYHVGSKNERPGRTGFAHLFEHLMFEGSEHHDSGYFRPLQEAGGALNGSTSADRTNYWEVVPRGAFERALWMESDRMGYLLPALTREKLETQREVVLNERRQSYENRPYGLASMTLAAAHHPPDHPYHWPVIGWPDDVRAATLDDVRDFFATYYHPANASLAIAGDVRADDAIGAARAYFEEIPAGPAPPPVTPPAPAAGDRHQALLLEDRVGSPRLYLGWVTPRLFGPRDAELDLAATVLAGGKSSRLYRALLQDRRLVTDVVAHQYSLEIAGHFSVVATAAPDCGLDAIEAAIRAEIDRLAADGPTLAELERARNLAEADHAWQRQSVGGFGGRSDLLNTYNVYTGTPDYASADFDRYVEATPESVAAAVSAELGADSRVALSVVPAGRADAALPGSTPVETR
- a CDS encoding insulinase family protein, with translation MGHAAALRAARRRAGSGCDGARRRQVLPVVPGSAPGSAARHGCRGAPVLARDRRPLQRGRDRGPGLRAGRDRGRHPGRDRPARGGRPDLGGARARPQPGGGGPRVAAAVRRGLRRPVRPAEHVQRLYRHARLRLGGLRPLRGGDARERGRRRLRRARGGLAGRAQRRPGRPRRRRAARLDTGGDPVVAVDRSALPPVGAPAPLRFPAIERETLPNGVRLWSVDHHETDLIGFVLLVPSGSAADPPGREGLAAFTADLLDDGTRRRSGIELYDELGRIGGRLGTDVTSDATVLSITALARHARDALALLIELATEPRFDPEEVERIRTLRISRIAQRRHVAAAAAERAFLRSVYGRHPYGHTPAGTETSLARTTLDDVRAFHAVHYAPARWTLIRAGGRGRAPEAELASLASGVPHDALAAGRDAAPAETGAAPAEPANGRLTFVPRDGAVQSELRIGHVGVVRRAADYPAVMVMNMVLGGQFVSRLNLNLREARGYTYGVRTGFDGRRRPGPFVLQTAVDAAVTGDAIREAVREIRDIRAARPVTGDELAAARPGLTSGFARNFETAGQVAHAAMRLALFELPDDEYTTFVSRVAAVDTAAAADAARRRLDPDALRVVVVGPPDVGPSLASLGLGEPVQATVDEFFR